In Methanosphaera sp. ISO3-F5, a genomic segment contains:
- the hjc gene encoding Holliday junction resolvase Hjc, producing MSKKGSVEERDLVNKLWDAGFAAMRAPASGGATKRPLPDVLAGNGKIYLAIEVKSTRQDHIYIDNEKISNLQEFCNIFGATPYIGAKFIRKPWRFVKIEDLHITRSENYRVNTDLAFSKGLDFEEIIGGTKQTRLI from the coding sequence ATGAGTAAAAAGGGTTCAGTAGAAGAAAGAGACTTAGTCAATAAATTATGGGATGCAGGTTTTGCCGCCATGCGTGCACCAGCCAGTGGAGGTGCAACAAAAAGACCATTACCAGATGTTCTTGCAGGTAACGGCAAAATATATCTGGCAATAGAAGTAAAATCCACCAGACAAGACCACATATACATTGACAATGAGAAAATAAGCAACCTACAAGAATTTTGCAACATATTTGGTGCCACACCCTATATTGGTGCTAAGTTTATCCGTAAACCTTGGAGATTTGTTAAAATAGAAGATTTACATATTACCCGTAGCGAAAATTATAGAGTCAATACAGATCTTGCTTTCAGCAAAGGTTTAGATTTTGAAGAAATAATAGGTGGTACTAAGCAGACTCGTTTAATTTAA
- a CDS encoding PaaI family thioesterase codes for MGARIDELTEEYAVCSLELNDSHRNAYGGVMGGVIFTLADFAFAVLSNHIHSLTVAQSVNINYLSAAKGDKLIARATCRKSGRTTSIINVDISDDTGRDVAVFIGNGFKL; via the coding sequence ATGGGTGCAAGGATTGATGAATTAACAGAAGAGTATGCTGTTTGTAGTTTAGAATTGAATGATAGTCATAGAAATGCCTATGGTGGAGTTATGGGTGGGGTGATTTTTACTCTGGCTGATTTTGCTTTTGCTGTTTTATCTAATCATATTCATTCTTTGACAGTTGCTCAGAGTGTTAATATTAATTATTTGAGTGCTGCTAAGGGTGATAAATTAATTGCTAGGGCTACTTGTAGAAAAAGTGGTCGTACTACTTCTATTATTAATGTGGATATTAGTGATGATACGGGTCGTGATGTTGCCGTGTTTATTGGTAATGGGTTTAAACTTTAA
- a CDS encoding HPP family protein, which translates to MTIDKVMAKDIITVRKDQTINDALKLMSKHKISRLPVISPKTDELVGIITEKDMATKIASAKYEEVPLSHMRISTIMTDEVITANVEESKVQVLKKMVENHIGGIPITDGDKIVGMVTKTDFLKEANTDAYSETPIKDVMTKRVITINPDERLVHARRLMIDNDIARLVVVNNGIIIGIFTAKDMAKTIIDFKKRVPEKYQHSQIRNLFIQEVMSQTIETTTKDASIAEVAKIMIEKEFSGMPVSDDKNKVQGIVSKTDILKYIYDYNRKRGNY; encoded by the coding sequence ATGACAATAGATAAAGTAATGGCTAAAGATATTATCACAGTACGTAAAGATCAAACAATAAATGATGCTTTAAAACTGATGAGTAAACATAAAATTTCAAGATTACCAGTCATTTCTCCAAAAACAGACGAACTTGTAGGAATCATAACAGAAAAAGACATGGCAACAAAAATTGCTTCAGCAAAATACGAAGAAGTTCCACTTTCACACATGAGAATTTCAACAATCATGACCGATGAAGTAATAACAGCAAATGTTGAAGAATCAAAAGTACAAGTTCTTAAAAAGATGGTGGAAAACCATATAGGTGGAATACCAATAACTGATGGTGACAAAATAGTAGGTATGGTGACAAAAACAGACTTCCTCAAAGAAGCAAACACCGACGCATACTCAGAAACACCAATCAAAGACGTAATGACAAAACGTGTAATAACCATTAATCCAGATGAAAGATTAGTACATGCAAGAAGATTAATGATAGATAACGACATTGCAAGACTAGTTGTAGTAAACAATGGAATCATCATAGGCATATTCACAGCAAAAGACATGGCAAAAACAATCATAGACTTCAAAAAACGAGTACCTGAAAAATATCAGCACTCACAGATAAGAAACCTCTTCATACAGGAAGTAATGTCACAGACAATTGAAACAACCACAAAAGATGCTTCAATAGCAGAAGTTGCAAAAATAATGATTGAAAAAGAATTCAGTGGAATGCCAGTATCTGATGACAAAAACAAGGTACAGGGTATTGTTTCAAAAACAGACATACTCAAATACATCTATGACTACAACAGAAAAAGAGGAAACTACTAA
- a CDS encoding PsbP-related protein: MKINKTIILIPILIVIVVSLSGCITDDLFKSGETFESNGITFQYPESWQVVNSVAEGSIGAVADKQNPKISAVVQQVPLELGADIQEACSNNNKNLVKSPNYVNIQEVKTTINNQSVIVHRYLVNEADGTQKEHVATWIKMSNGKMYVVLFSAPLESYESQRSSYDLIMGTFKLKNDPTYDGSLASTFMEQVNRFFS, encoded by the coding sequence ATGAAAATAAACAAAACAATAATACTAATACCAATACTGATAGTAATAGTAGTTTCATTATCTGGATGCATAACAGACGACCTGTTCAAATCCGGAGAAACATTCGAATCAAACGGTATTACATTCCAATACCCTGAAAGCTGGCAAGTAGTAAACAGCGTAGCAGAAGGATCAATAGGAGCAGTAGCAGATAAACAAAATCCTAAAATATCAGCAGTAGTACAGCAAGTACCATTAGAACTTGGAGCAGACATACAGGAAGCATGCAGTAACAATAATAAAAATCTGGTTAAATCACCGAACTATGTGAATATCCAGGAAGTAAAAACCACAATAAACAACCAGTCAGTAATAGTACACAGATACCTTGTAAACGAGGCAGATGGAACACAAAAAGAACATGTTGCAACATGGATAAAAATGAGCAACGGAAAAATGTATGTAGTACTCTTCTCAGCACCACTGGAATCATACGAATCACAAAGGTCCAGTTATGACTTAATAATGGGAACATTCAAACTAAAAAACGACCCAACATATGATGGTTCATTAGCATCAACATTCATGGAACAAGTAAACAGGTTCTTTTCATAA
- the gdhA gene encoding NADP-specific glutamate dehydrogenase: MSYVDEVIDKITKENPGEPEFHQTLNEVYKSIEVVVDANEEQYRKDALLERLANPERQIKFRVPWVDDEGQVQVNTGYRVQFNSAIGPYKGGLRFHPSVNIGIIKFLGFEQIFKNSLTGLPIGGGKGGSNFDPKGKSDREVMAFCQSFMNELYRHIGQDQDVPAGDIGVGGREVGYLYGQYKRLTKQYEGVLTGKGLTFGGSLARTEATGYGLLYFAQEMLKANGETLDGKTVTVSGSGNVATYAIEKAQQLGAKVVTASDSTGWVYDPEGIDVALLKDIKEVRRLRMSDYAAERPSAEYHEGKGVWTIEADVALPCATQNEVDIDDAKNIVNNNYFALSEGANMPTTLEATKYLQDNGVLFGPAKAANAGGVAVSALEMSQNSERLSWTFEEVDNKLANIMKNIFKQIQDSCAKYEQGNDYVAGANIAGFEKVAEAMQGQGIV, translated from the coding sequence ATGTCATATGTTGACGAAGTAATTGACAAAATTACAAAAGAAAACCCAGGTGAACCTGAATTTCACCAAACACTAAACGAAGTATACAAATCAATAGAAGTAGTAGTAGACGCAAACGAAGAACAATACAGAAAAGACGCACTTCTAGAAAGACTAGCAAACCCTGAAAGACAAATAAAATTCAGAGTACCATGGGTAGACGACGAAGGCCAAGTACAAGTAAACACCGGATACAGAGTACAATTCAACAGCGCAATCGGACCATACAAAGGCGGACTAAGATTCCACCCATCAGTAAACATAGGAATCATAAAATTCCTCGGATTCGAACAAATATTCAAAAACTCACTCACAGGACTACCAATAGGCGGAGGAAAAGGAGGATCAAACTTCGACCCTAAAGGAAAATCAGACCGCGAAGTAATGGCATTCTGTCAAAGCTTCATGAACGAACTATACAGACACATCGGCCAAGACCAAGACGTACCAGCAGGAGACATAGGAGTAGGTGGCCGTGAAGTAGGATACCTATACGGACAATACAAAAGACTCACCAAACAATACGAAGGAGTACTAACCGGAAAAGGACTAACCTTCGGAGGATCACTCGCAAGAACAGAAGCAACCGGATACGGACTACTATACTTCGCACAAGAAATGCTAAAAGCAAACGGCGAAACACTAGACGGAAAAACCGTAACAGTATCAGGTTCAGGAAACGTAGCAACATATGCAATAGAAAAAGCACAACAACTAGGAGCAAAAGTAGTAACAGCATCCGACTCAACCGGATGGGTATACGACCCAGAAGGAATAGACGTAGCATTACTCAAAGACATCAAAGAAGTAAGAAGACTCAGAATGAGCGACTACGCAGCAGAAAGACCATCCGCAGAATACCATGAAGGAAAAGGAGTATGGACAATAGAAGCAGACGTAGCACTCCCATGCGCAACACAAAACGAAGTAGACATAGACGACGCTAAAAACATAGTAAACAACAACTACTTCGCACTATCCGAAGGAGCAAACATGCCAACAACACTCGAAGCAACAAAATACCTACAAGACAACGGCGTACTCTTCGGCCCAGCAAAAGCAGCAAACGCTGGAGGAGTAGCAGTATCAGCACTAGAAATGAGCCAAAACTCAGAAAGACTATCATGGACATTCGAAGAAGTAGACAACAAACTCGCAAACATCATGAAAAACATCTTCAAACAAATCCAAGACAGCTGTGCAAAATACGAACAAGGCAACGACTACGTTGCAGGTGCAAACATTGCAGGATTCGAAAAAGTTGCAGAAGCAATGCAAGGACAAGGAATCGTATAG
- a CDS encoding ATP-binding protein, with the protein MKAFITTTSFGFIALDEEFSIVDKFLFDERQVEFLEKVEKRELTDEEVELIGRLLEDYDEVIIETNKSKSVYDALFDQGNVFVENFTGHGDYVRANFDEIISSLTDVDIGKSLNSSYNILASRKIRESVKTNDVMIVETINSLDEIEESSGKLIERLREWCTPILPELDKLHNHELYSRIIAEYTSRENIIESNVLDNTHVSLNPDYSVDIGEADLMIIRSFAKSVYSLYETRNTLEEFIDSKIREVAPNMYDVAGANLSAKLIAHTNGLENLAKLPSSTVQIIGAEKAIFRHLKTGENPPKHGLIFQHPLIRGSNWWVRGKLARAVAGKITIAARKDAFSGDYDPGLRVELEERIDEIKKAHPFPERKKNKKDDSGDNGRKKKGKKERGKKKKRNKKKLRKGEYTY; encoded by the coding sequence ATGAAAGCTTTTATTACAACAACTAGTTTTGGATTTATTGCCCTGGATGAAGAATTTAGTATTGTTGATAAATTCTTGTTTGATGAAAGGCAGGTTGAATTCTTAGAGAAAGTTGAAAAGAGGGAGTTAACTGATGAAGAAGTTGAATTGATTGGACGTTTACTTGAAGATTATGATGAGGTTATCATTGAAACTAATAAGAGTAAGTCAGTTTATGATGCTTTATTTGATCAGGGAAATGTTTTTGTTGAGAATTTCACGGGTCATGGAGATTATGTTAGGGCGAATTTTGATGAAATTATTTCTTCGTTGACTGATGTTGATATAGGAAAGAGTCTTAACAGTTCTTATAATATTTTAGCTTCTCGTAAAATACGGGAGTCTGTTAAAACTAATGATGTTATGATTGTTGAGACGATTAATTCGTTAGATGAAATTGAGGAAAGTAGTGGAAAGCTGATTGAACGTTTACGTGAATGGTGTACTCCTATTCTTCCGGAGCTGGATAAGCTTCATAATCATGAGTTGTATTCCAGGATTATTGCCGAGTATACTAGTCGTGAGAATATTATTGAATCGAATGTTTTGGACAATACTCATGTTAGTTTAAATCCTGATTATAGTGTTGATATTGGTGAAGCTGATTTGATGATTATCCGGTCTTTTGCTAAGAGTGTGTATAGTTTGTATGAAACTAGGAATACTTTGGAAGAGTTTATTGATTCTAAGATTAGGGAGGTTGCTCCGAATATGTATGATGTTGCTGGGGCTAATCTTAGTGCCAAGCTTATTGCTCATACTAATGGTCTTGAGAATTTAGCTAAGCTTCCTAGTAGTACTGTTCAGATTATTGGTGCTGAGAAAGCTATTTTTAGGCATTTGAAGACTGGTGAAAATCCTCCTAAGCATGGTTTGATTTTCCAGCACCCTCTTATTCGTGGTTCTAACTGGTGGGTTAGGGGTAAATTGGCTCGTGCTGTAGCTGGTAAGATTACTATTGCGGCTCGTAAGGATGCTTTTAGTGGTGATTATGATCCAGGTTTACGTGTTGAGCTTGAGGAAAGAATTGATGAGATTAAGAAGGCACATCCTTTTCCTGAACGTAAGAAGAATAAGAAGGATGATTCTGGTGATAATGGTCGTAAGAAGAAGGGTAAGAAAGAGCGTGGAAAGAAGAAGAAACGTAATAAGAAGAAGTTAAGAAAAGGAGAATATACTTATTAA
- a CDS encoding fibrillarin-like rRNA/tRNA 2'-O-methyltransferase: MQVIEIGENVYQIDNSIATVNLTPGIQVYQEKLIEYEGKELRIWNPRRSKLAAAIVKGLHTFPFKHDSKVLYLGASAGTTPSHISDICVDGRVYSVEFSPTMMRDFLDVSGNRENLFAILNDATRPHNYQHLVEKVDVVYSDVAQATQTQLFLDNFRLFGKDDCVGILMIKARSIDVTRKPNDIFKEEKKRLKEGGLKVIEEIKLDPYEKDHIAFICEKNF, encoded by the coding sequence ATGCAGGTAATTGAGATTGGTGAAAATGTTTATCAGATTGATAACAGTATTGCTACTGTTAATTTGACTCCTGGGATTCAGGTGTATCAGGAAAAATTGATTGAATATGAGGGTAAGGAGTTACGTATCTGGAATCCTAGGCGTTCTAAGTTAGCTGCTGCTATTGTTAAGGGTTTGCATACTTTTCCGTTTAAGCATGATTCTAAGGTGTTGTATCTTGGTGCTTCTGCGGGTACTACTCCTTCGCATATTTCTGATATTTGTGTTGATGGTCGTGTGTATTCTGTTGAGTTTAGTCCTACTATGATGAGGGATTTTCTGGACGTGTCAGGTAATCGTGAGAATTTGTTTGCTATTCTTAATGATGCTACTCGTCCTCATAATTATCAGCACCTTGTTGAGAAGGTTGATGTTGTTTATAGTGATGTTGCTCAGGCTACTCAGACACAGTTGTTCCTGGATAATTTCAGACTATTTGGAAAAGATGATTGTGTTGGAATATTAATGATTAAAGCTAGAAGTATTGATGTTACCCGTAAACCAAATGATATTTTTAAAGAAGAAAAGAAACGTTTAAAAGAAGGTGGCCTGAAAGTTATTGAAGAAATAAAACTAGACCCATATGAGAAGGATCATATAGCATTTATTTGTGAAAAAAATTTCTAA
- the coaBC gene encoding bifunctional phosphopantothenoylcysteine decarboxylase/phosphopantothenate--cysteine ligase CoaBC: MKIILCITGSIAATEDLKLVHELKRHGYEVECFMTEAATEIITPLSMEFATKNPVITKITGYVEHVTRAQADLILVAPATANTISKFAHKIADTTVTTLLLTASGYDTPILFVPSMHISMYEAISDNVEKIKEDNEHVYFMEPNESERKAKFPSRHDIVLEVERLTGNQKLAGKNVLVSTGATFEAMDAMRGITNRSSGKMGVEIAKEAYRQGANVTLICGLIRTHVPKLFHRIDVESTREMMDVLKEKVVCSDVYVSAAAISDFSVGDVCENKISSDDDVTVHFTRLPKLLKQIKVLNPDTFVVGFKAEAGVSEEFLIEKAVNRMNNYGTDIIVANDILVEDGGPGSDNNEVYLVDRDGYEKYCLDTKENISKRIVEKVCSML, encoded by the coding sequence ATGAAGATAATATTATGTATAACAGGCAGCATAGCCGCTACAGAAGATTTAAAATTAGTTCATGAATTAAAAAGACATGGATATGAAGTGGAATGCTTCATGACAGAAGCCGCCACAGAGATCATAACTCCACTCTCCATGGAGTTTGCCACAAAAAATCCTGTAATAACCAAGATTACTGGTTATGTGGAACATGTAACAAGAGCACAGGCAGACTTGATACTAGTAGCTCCAGCAACTGCAAACACTATCAGCAAGTTTGCACATAAAATTGCAGATACAACAGTCACAACATTGCTCTTAACTGCTAGTGGTTATGATACTCCCATCTTATTTGTTCCTTCAATGCACATATCAATGTATGAAGCAATCAGTGATAATGTTGAGAAGATTAAGGAAGATAATGAGCATGTCTATTTTATGGAGCCTAATGAATCTGAACGTAAGGCTAAGTTTCCATCAAGGCATGATATTGTCCTGGAAGTTGAAAGATTAACTGGTAATCAGAAGCTTGCTGGTAAGAATGTTTTAGTATCTACTGGTGCTACCTTTGAAGCTATGGATGCTATGAGGGGTATAACCAATAGAAGTTCTGGTAAGATGGGTGTTGAAATTGCTAAGGAAGCCTACCGGCAGGGAGCAAATGTCACACTTATCTGTGGTCTTATAAGAACTCATGTTCCTAAGCTTTTTCACCGGATTGATGTTGAGTCTACTCGTGAAATGATGGATGTTTTAAAAGAAAAAGTTGTCTGTTCTGATGTTTATGTTTCGGCAGCTGCTATATCTGATTTTTCGGTGGGTGATGTTTGTGAAAATAAGATTTCATCGGATGATGATGTTACTGTGCATTTTACTAGGTTGCCTAAGCTTTTAAAACAGATTAAAGTTTTGAATCCTGACACTTTTGTGGTTGGCTTTAAGGCCGAGGCTGGTGTTAGTGAGGAGTTTCTCATAGAAAAGGCGGTTAATCGTATGAATAATTATGGTACTGATATTATTGTTGCTAATGATATATTGGTTGAGGATGGTGGGCCTGGTTCTGATAATAATGAGGTTTACCTGGTTGATCGTGATGGTTATGAGAAGTATTGTCTTGATACTAAGGAGAACATATCTAAAAGGATTGTTGAGAAGGTATGTTCTATGTTATAA
- the pheA gene encoding prephenate dehydratase — translation MKKNKQVGYLGPEGTFSHEAVLKVIDKDTEIVPYDNIIHIFESLENDEIDEAVVPIENSTEGSVLVTLDALTQYNLKIYKELELPIKQNLLAQKGKTLDDIFVICSHQQALAQCRHYINNINKQVHAMSSTANAARYVTELSTAAVIGNEILSEKYNLEIIDKNIQDYDNNITRFVIISKKSQEEVTGHDKTSIIILLKGDKPGGLYEVLRLFAQENINLTRIESRPSKKGMGKYLFFIDMQGHINEPHINRTLSAIEEEVSILKVLGSYSTITVGGN, via the coding sequence ATGAAAAAAAATAAACAAGTAGGATACCTGGGACCAGAAGGCACATTTTCCCATGAAGCCGTACTAAAAGTTATAGATAAGGATACTGAAATAGTGCCCTATGATAATATAATTCATATCTTCGAATCATTAGAAAATGATGAAATAGACGAAGCAGTAGTGCCAATTGAAAATTCAACAGAAGGATCAGTACTCGTAACACTAGATGCTTTAACACAATATAATCTGAAGATATACAAAGAATTAGAATTACCAATAAAACAGAATCTTTTAGCACAGAAAGGAAAAACCTTGGATGACATATTCGTAATCTGTTCTCATCAACAAGCACTAGCTCAATGCAGACATTATATAAACAACATAAACAAACAAGTTCATGCAATGTCAAGCACGGCAAATGCTGCTCGTTATGTAACAGAATTATCCACCGCCGCAGTAATAGGTAATGAAATATTATCAGAGAAATATAATCTAGAAATAATAGATAAAAACATTCAGGATTATGATAATAACATTACACGTTTCGTAATAATTTCAAAAAAATCTCAAGAAGAAGTCACAGGACATGATAAAACATCAATAATTATCTTATTAAAAGGAGATAAGCCCGGAGGACTTTATGAAGTGTTACGACTTTTTGCTCAGGAAAACATAAACCTTACTCGAATTGAATCCAGACCTTCAAAAAAGGGCATGGGCAAATACTTGTTTTTTATTGATATGCAGGGACATATAAATGAGCCTCATATAAACAGAACATTATCTGCAATTGAAGAAGAAGTCAGTATCCTTAAGGTACTAGGTTCTTATTCAACTATAACTGTTGGGGGGAATTAG
- a CDS encoding dihydroorotate dehydrogenase electron transfer subunit has protein sequence MIQNVYDDEVPKVVTIKETIIETPTVKTFIFPFQITEDIHPGQFVMVWDLNTEKPMTISVIDKENNQMGITVRKAGPFTENMYENIDVGDKIGIRGPYGHGYELSDYKKILAVGGGSGIASLAPLLSFYDNVDLISAASCKEELVFVEKFEKENIKVHECTDDGSQGFKGFSTELAEQMLQTGEYDIIVGCGPEIMSYKLLELSQKYDVDCQLALDRYMKCGLGICGQCCIDDTGYRVCVEGPVFDKKQLSQLSEFGKYRRDAAGSIVKY, from the coding sequence ATGATTCAAAATGTATATGATGATGAAGTACCAAAAGTAGTGACAATAAAAGAAACAATAATCGAAACACCAACAGTAAAAACATTCATATTCCCATTCCAAATAACAGAAGACATACATCCAGGACAATTCGTAATGGTATGGGACTTAAACACAGAAAAACCAATGACAATATCAGTAATAGACAAAGAAAACAATCAAATGGGTATAACAGTAAGAAAAGCAGGACCATTCACAGAAAACATGTATGAAAACATAGATGTCGGCGACAAAATAGGAATCAGAGGACCATACGGCCACGGATACGAATTATCAGATTATAAGAAGATACTAGCCGTAGGTGGAGGATCAGGAATAGCATCACTAGCACCATTACTATCCTTCTATGATAATGTTGACCTAATATCTGCTGCAAGCTGTAAAGAAGAATTAGTCTTCGTTGAAAAATTTGAAAAAGAAAACATAAAAGTACATGAATGTACCGATGATGGAAGCCAAGGATTTAAAGGATTCAGCACAGAACTAGCAGAACAAATGCTTCAAACCGGAGAATACGACATAATCGTGGGCTGTGGACCAGAAATAATGTCATATAAACTACTAGAATTAAGTCAAAAATATGATGTAGACTGTCAATTAGCATTAGACCGATACATGAAATGCGGTCTAGGAATATGTGGACAATGCTGTATAGACGATACAGGTTACAGAGTATGCGTAGAAGGACCAGTATTTGATAAAAAACAGTTAAGTCAACTTTCTGAGTTTGGAAAGTACAGGCGTGATGCTGCAGGAAGTATTGTGAAATATTAG
- a CDS encoding CBS domain-containing protein, which translates to MKNKLIKKLKTYDNLDLQTKKAENDGDIMKIAYKDVVTASQSSTIIEIANLMSQKDIRRVPITDPGTGKLLGIVTTMDILDFFGGGKKYNLITEKHKGNFLSAINAPIKEIMTTGVKTMTNKDTIIDAATLMLEEDIGGFPIINSEEEIVGMVTEGDVVKKLQTLISSVEVQDVMATNLITTTPGTKIEAITKIMVRNSIRRIPIVGEDVKSASKEEKLLGFVTASDILKYIGEHKLFAKLFSNEGDDVVNVSIEELMVKDVISVSKYDKLDQVADKMFKDNIRGLTVTDDETGKLVGIITIRDLLKSVIQ; encoded by the coding sequence ATGAAAAATAAATTAATCAAAAAATTAAAAACATACGATAACCTAGACTTACAAACTAAAAAAGCAGAAAATGACGGCGACATCATGAAAATAGCATATAAGGACGTTGTAACTGCTTCACAAAGCTCAACAATAATTGAAATAGCAAACCTTATGAGTCAAAAAGATATAAGAAGAGTACCTATAACTGATCCAGGAACAGGAAAACTCTTAGGAATCGTAACCACAATGGATATACTAGATTTCTTTGGAGGAGGAAAAAAATACAATCTAATAACAGAAAAACATAAAGGAAACTTCCTATCAGCAATCAACGCACCAATAAAAGAAATCATGACAACCGGCGTAAAAACCATGACAAACAAGGACACAATAATAGATGCAGCAACACTAATGTTAGAAGAAGACATAGGCGGATTCCCAATAATAAACAGTGAAGAAGAAATAGTTGGAATGGTAACAGAAGGAGATGTAGTAAAAAAATTACAAACACTAATATCCTCAGTTGAAGTACAGGATGTAATGGCAACCAACCTAATAACAACAACTCCAGGAACAAAAATAGAAGCAATAACAAAAATAATGGTAAGAAACTCCATAAGAAGAATACCAATAGTAGGGGAAGATGTAAAATCAGCCAGTAAAGAAGAAAAATTACTAGGATTTGTAACAGCATCAGACATTCTTAAATACATCGGAGAACACAAACTATTCGCAAAACTATTCTCAAATGAAGGAGATGATGTGGTAAACGTATCCATCGAAGAATTAATGGTTAAAGATGTTATAAGCGTATCCAAATATGATAAACTAGACCAAGTAGCAGATAAAATGTTCAAAGACAATATCAGAGGTTTAACAGTAACAGACGATGAAACAGGAAAACTGGTCGGAATAATAACAATAAGAGACTTACTAAAATCAGTAATCCAATAA
- a CDS encoding dihydroorotate dehydrogenase: MLKSNILGMKLKNPLFLAAGILGTTASSMKMVARAGAGGIVTKSFSLEANDGYENPTIVKIEGGVINSVGLASPGVEAKKEELMELEEIRDETPVIASIYGDSEEVFCEVAEQTKKLVDAFELNVSCPHAKCGFGSNIGEDPEMTYNIVSSVKDAIKDVPIIVKLTPNVTDITKIAKASEEAGADALTLINSVGPGLRIDYQTAKPILNNVLGGIAGPMIKPIALKCVYNTYKTVDIPIFGVGGIKDYRDVLEFMYAGASLLQIGTSIMYDGPEIFKNITDDLSIFLEENGYNNITEIIGLSHEL; the protein is encoded by the coding sequence ATGTTAAAATCTAATATTCTTGGAATGAAACTGAAAAACCCACTATTTTTAGCAGCAGGAATCCTCGGAACAACTGCCAGCAGTATGAAAATGGTAGCACGAGCAGGAGCCGGTGGAATAGTAACAAAATCATTTAGCTTAGAAGCAAACGATGGATACGAAAACCCGACAATCGTAAAAATAGAGGGAGGAGTAATAAATTCAGTAGGACTAGCAAGCCCAGGAGTCGAAGCAAAAAAGGAAGAACTAATGGAACTAGAAGAAATACGAGACGAAACACCAGTAATAGCATCAATATATGGTGATAGTGAAGAAGTATTCTGTGAAGTAGCAGAACAAACAAAAAAACTAGTTGACGCATTCGAATTAAACGTTTCATGCCCACACGCAAAATGTGGATTCGGATCAAACATAGGCGAAGACCCCGAAATGACATACAACATAGTAAGCAGCGTAAAAGATGCAATAAAAGACGTACCAATAATAGTTAAACTAACACCAAACGTAACAGACATAACAAAAATAGCAAAAGCAAGCGAAGAAGCAGGAGCAGACGCACTAACACTAATAAATAGTGTAGGACCAGGACTAAGAATAGACTACCAGACAGCAAAACCAATACTCAACAACGTACTCGGAGGAATAGCAGGGCCAATGATAAAGCCAATAGCACTAAAATGCGTATACAACACATATAAAACAGTCGACATACCAATATTCGGAGTCGGTGGAATAAAAGATTACAGGGATGTGCTTGAATTCATGTATGCAGGAGCAAGCCTACTGCAAATAGGAACATCAATAATGTATGATGGCCCGGAAATATTCAAAAACATAACCGACGACCTAAGCATATTCCTAGAAGAAAACGGATATAACAACATAACCGAGATAATAGGATTATCACATGAACTATAA